The Panicum virgatum strain AP13 chromosome 6K, P.virgatum_v5, whole genome shotgun sequence nucleotide sequence GACCTTTGCGCCCTAGGCGTTGTTGTTTCTGCTAGCAGGTTCAGTTGTAGGGTTCTGGCTAGTGTTGTGGGTCGTGCCCTTTGTTATCTCCGTGTTGCTTTACTGCTGTTTGTGTTGTCGTTATGTTTTTGCATTTGTGTGTGTTGTTTTTTAGtgtttctctatttttagtCCTGTGTGCTCTTGTGTTGGTCAAACTCTGCTTGGCCGCATCAAGATTGTGTCTGTAactgctttcttcttaatgaaaaacgtactcaggcacggtcgcgaaaaaaaaaagtatgctAGTCGTGACCTAGAGGTGTTATGGGCACCTATCCTGGTAATGCACCTTGGAGGACCGGTTACGATTTCAGCTTACAACATCGAAGACAACGAGCTCTGGAGGCGGCACATTGTAACCACAATATCCCAGGTCAGGCACCAATATAGGATCAGTGACACAATAAGCAAATCTACCATCATTTGGCTATTACTGCACCCATCCATCACCCACTTGACTGTCGCATGCAGGTCACGGTGGCTCTCTACGTGTTTTGTAAGTCATGGCCTCCATCAGCTGATAAGAGGTTGCATGCTGCAGCAATTCTGCTTTTCATCCCTGGGGTTTTCCAGTGCTTTGAGAAGCCCTTGGCTCTCAAGAGCGCTAGCTATAATAGTCTGGTTAGCTCTTTGTTTGCTAGCGATAAAATTAGCCGGACTAAAACTAGGAGCAGAGAAGTAGAGCTTGAAGAATACATACAAAAGGCCAGGGATTTTGTTAAGCGCAACAAGTATCCTCCAGAACTAGACTATGATGGAGCTCGGCCCCACTTGAGTCATCTCAGTATACCTGATAAGCTTTTCACAGATGTCATATACGCCTATTCTGACCGTTTTACTAGCTTGAATTCCTTCTGGTTGCTCGATGACAAACGAGCTTATGAGGCGCTAAATGATGGGCTCTCCAGTTCCTTCAATCTATTTTACACTAAGGATATGGTTACCAAAGTTCCTTATCGCTTGTGTTATCAATGTTGTGCTGCATATACACGGATATCTACTATAGCACTGCCAATTGTGGCCATTGGTCTCTTCCATAGTAGCCATAAAAAGGATTATAGGGGAAGTGATGTCATCTTCACATATCTACTGCTGTACATCACATTCTTGTTGCAGATTTTTTCATACTTGGCACTTCTCTATTTTTCTTATGAGTGGCCTGAGACGATTCCCCAACAGAGTCTCATAGGATTCTTTGCCCGCAATATGAGGCAGACCTGGTTGATGTGCATCATGGGATGCTTGCAGCTGAAAGACTTTTTTGACAAATACTGGTGTACCTGCAGCTCAGCTAGAGCCATTTCAAACTTAGTCTGTGTTCATGTTAAGGAAGGATGGCTAGATTACATAATGGATGCTGAGAGTTACAGGGCATTCAGCGACAGCAGGGGCCATTGGACACTAAAGGGGAAGGGGTGTGGGCAGCTCGTCAGTGAGAGCATAGAGAAGCCATTTGATGAAAGCATCCTTCTGTGGCATGTGGCAACCGATTTTTGCTTTCATAGTAAGGGCGCATCTCCTGATCAAGAATGTGCTAGCCGGTGCAGAGAAATCTCCAACTACATGATGCATCTGCTGTTTGCTAACCCAGATATGCTAATGCCTGGCAGCAGAACAAACCTGTTCACAGCTGCCTACAAAGAAATAGAGGACCTCCTGCATGGTGAAGATCTGCCTCTAGCAGACGAGAAGGAACTATCACAGAAGATAACTGATAAGGTGGCTTCCAGTTCCAGAGAAGGCTTTATTCATGtgaggaatgagagtactctatcctgcctgtgatgagtgaattgtcaaccgtgcagtgtgatcgtgcgcttggtctttggattgcaggtacacgggcgtcaagtgtcgacggagagctgccgtggaggtgctgtggccgatggaccgtgcggtggacggcggtgaagggcagccgggaccggagctcgggccgggcggcagctgtggcgcccactcctggatcgagggcgcaagcgacgacggaaggcgggtttcttggtttgcgccacaaaaccaaggaggcggacggcggttgaagacgggcgtcgacggcgtctagggcctcgctgcgggcgaggaggtgacgggcgtcgggcagcGTCTAGGGTCGTCAGAAgtccgaggcgggaacggcgtctagggccaccgcgtggaggcgggaatcttcccgcgcgtgaggttttggcggttttctcaaaaccggccacctacccgggtttcgcggaccctccaaaaccgcggaccggtacttcgtcgacgtggcggcatcgcagcaaagacttcgagtcgaagaaagaaactccaccGTCGATCGAgtctgtacagcgggctgctgcagacccgaccggtctgaccggtcccctggaccggtctgaccggtctggccgcagcagccaggTATAAAAGCCCCCCCCCTTCTCTAGGTGGAGGGCTtcgagtctcttgagtccttttcGGTTTTTTCCTTCCCCCTTCCCCCTGCTCAGGTTAGTGCCAAGGTCTCCAATgcaaagagagtttagattatagcttttctctccaatctagagggtggatgatgggcggatggctctagcctttgtataggtgaatttcTCTGAGattaatggatgaaatttgtttgagattcacttgtgtgtgctgagcatcttgtcctccccttctctcttgcgttttgggttcaattctcctcttttggtgtgtttcttgtttggaggagaccaACCCTTGATTTCGTAGTTTGATGAACTCTTTGGAACAATTCCTATGCatatagcctagtgccaaaccccctggaatcatgggttctcacgaattgacgattttgtgttcttgagaaaaccccaattctatctttcctcgatttctctcgatccgtgaatcttttgtgtgaaatcttttggggatatgttcaaggggtagttacgaagcttttctccaagtttggttggatttggacttcgtttgctcgagatttgtgGTTTGAAGGTTTGTTTGCGGGTTTTCTGGatgacaccggtcagaccggtgggcgagaccggtcagaccggtcagtctaGGTTTGAACTgcccgactggtcagaccggtccagtgcaccggtcagaccggtctgtgtgtGTTGCGCTGCGGTTTGCGAAGTTTCTCTCGCATTTGCTTCCGCGTTGCGACCTGGGTCTTCTacttcgagatagcttgtccataactattctcgctgacctaggttcgagggcttgcggtgattttgggacataggccgacgtttcgaatttcgaagaaattttgatcggctcccattcacccccccccctctggtcgctagttccggtccctcaattggtatcagagcttggttgaggtttttagtaccttaaccggtactaaaaccacttggcgaccatggcgagtcttgggaagatcctggtgttttccggcgaggactatacctactggaaggttcgcatgagagccttcctgcagagcatgggagccgatgtctgggagattaccaagaaccaggcttacaaggtgcttgccgttcggaccacacctcttcaggtgtccgagcacgacgctaacgccaaggctgtcaatgccttgttcactggagtttctcgtgcggagttctcacgcgtccagggttttcaggaggcccacaagatttggatgtgctttgagaactaccacgagggcacacctcaggtgaaggccagactgttcgagactcaccggcgtgaatacgagaacttcacacaggagccgggtgagagcattgacttgatgttcagtcattttcagtcgattgtgaacaaagtcaatgcgaacagatctgctgatgcccttgagtacacaaaGCACGaaaaggctctcaagttgctctacgcacttgatcgctctgtgtgggatctcaaggtgaacatcatcattgagtctgctggctatgagactctgacggtgaacgagcttttcagcaagctgaaggccacagaggtggataaccagacacgagccaagctcaatggtgcccctccttccaagagcgtcgctcttgtgactagcccaggtggatcgagctctaacgctaactctgttcttggcttttctcttgcctctttgccttctgttttagatgagcagctggagatgctgggcgacgacgacttgtgcctcctcatcagcaagttccggcgcgtctaccacaactggcagaggaagaagaatcccgggtgctacaactgcggcgatttgaaccacttcatcgccgattgccccaagaagtccagcggtggccagaacaaccacttcgactactaccgccaccgcgaccgcgacgagggaggctccacaaggagcgtcggcgccacaagcaccgcagtcgggaccggggaggacgctttgacaaggagtcgctcaagaagcgcttccagtacaaggccaagaagcatGAGAAGGCCTTCCTaacgcagctcagcgacctcgacaagagctccgacaccgacctctcttcttcaccgacctccgacgacgacgacaagaagaagaagaagcgggataaggaagccaccggcttcatcggcctttgcttggcggccagtcggcgcaagggcttctgcaccatggcgggtgaagccgatggtgctcgtgcgtcttcgggtggacatgctacactgaCTCACGCcaactcttctcctggatccgagagtgattcagaggtaaactccacgatcgacctgctagacacagaggttagggagttgtacgccgctctcgacaaccagaaaaggctgcttaaggaagcagctagagagcgtagaaagcttagggctgagctggcttgtgctagggagaaatctagtgaggatgagtgcgctggctgcatatctcacatgaatgatcttgttgctctccatgccaagcatgatgagaatgtcgcaaacttagatgttgctaagacttcgcttgctgacgtgtctcatgagctcgttaaggccaagcatgaactagaactggttaaggatgctccaattgttagcgatgtgcttgaatgcgatgagtgtcctatctttaagtccgatctagcttcgttgcagtccaagtttgctactgttgtgtgcgaactagaggagatgaagtctaggccagttttgcttggtgcttgtaagctttgtcccacgcttaggtctgagctagatgagaagaacgctttgatcaagtcttttgggaagactaaggtcgtagagtctagcccacctattgactgctctgtttgccctggtttgattgctgatctggatagtcttgcagtagagaaagccaacttagagaatgagaatacctatcttagggcgattctgagttgggtttctagcagtgagccgcagttgggcatgatgattaagcagttcaagcgtggtgatgggtttggggttggttacacatacacgaagtcagactttgacaggttgtatggtaagattggcaaggctgctggaaacactgctagcacgagcacgcagccttcgcttgttgaccccgcagatggtgtgcttaaagaaccaccgaaagcacctccgcagaagcaggtctgggttccaaagcccaatgagctgaggaattcccacaacacgctccctgctgccgcagcccaggttgcccagaagaagggggctgctcctccccgtccgcaggctaggcctccacctcccaagcgtgacatgaggtaccactgcgagttctgtgacagggaaggtcacttggaggagttttgcttcaggaggaagcgggctgtgaggcgagagcaggagagacggaacgcggacatgtactctgctcgggtgcatggtccttctcggcgtggtggtaggcaagatgctagggcgcgccgtgtagatggaggtcagggagacggtggtgcttaccgtgctccagcgggtggtcgctttgccggtcgtgctcctggtcgttttcagtatggCTATGGACCACGTGACCGAGGCTTTGGAAGAGGTTTCgaggcaccacgctttccttgcggtggtgttcgtcagtcacgcggtagacgggacgggggatacgctttgtctggttttgctaacccttctgtagagcaaatggctcgacactggtttgcttctcactttgctaaccacATTGTTgatacatttgctcaccctttgcctcactactgatgtgcaggtcggaggcttggagaacaggtggatcatggactccggttgttcgtgccacatgaccggaaatgacaaatggttctccagccttaccccgatgcgctcaaaggaatacattgtgttcggggataatggaagaggaaaggtacgtggtcttggcgctgttcgagtttctgatcgctttaccctgagagaagttgctttggtttcgaatcttggctttaatttgctctctgtttcgcaacttcttgatgaggggtttgatgttcgcttcaaggagggatGTTcgtgtgttttggattccagaggagatttggtttgccggattacacctcgcgatcgggttttcttggttgacttctctggaactcctcttggcccttctcattgcttgatggctggttcttcttctgatttgtggaagtggcataggagacttggacatttgagcttcgatttgttgtcgagacttagctcacttggcctgatccgagaattgcccaaattgaagtttgaaaaggaccttgtttgccatccgtgtcgccacgggaagatgattgctacttctcatccgcctgtcaatcaggtgatgaccgctcaccctggagaattgctacacatggacacagttggtccttctagggtgatgtctgttggtgggaagtggtacgttcttgtgatcgtggatgacttttctcgctaatcttgggtctttttcatgagaaccaaggatgaggctttcgaggttgttcgagacttgatcttgaggttgaaaaacgagctaccccatgccatgagagcgattcgcagtgataatggcacagaattcaaaaacactcgttttgacgccttttgcagtgatcaagggcttgaacaccagtattcatctccctacactccacagcagaatggagttgtagagcggaagaatcggacgctggttgagatggcgaggacgatgctcgatgagcataggactccttgcaaatactgggctgaggcggttaacaccgcttgttacgtgtccaacctcattttcttgcgtgctttcatgcacaggacttcttatgagttgcggtttggacgccagccccgtgttgaccatctcagagattttggttgccggtgctttgtgctgaaagatggaaatcttgataagtttgagtctcgctcgtctgatggCATTTTTCtcagttatgcttctcactctagagcgtaccgtgtgctgattattgatactaacatcgtcagagagacttgtgaagtcactttcgacgagactgcaccgtgcaattcttctgtctttgaagttgcaggagatgatgagctcggcacctccatctttgaagatgaggaggaagaagctgcggagggcgaggctgaggctaccacgcgtgctgtggacccagttgactccgccacgagctcggacgatgatgacggccccgatccgactacgtctacttcacgggggctgatcgaggaggtgactcaggcttcaccagtagcacctgaggagacaccagctttggttgaggaggaggcgacttcgacatgggaagcacctcgacatattcagcgtcgtc carries:
- the LOC120713156 gene encoding uncharacterized protein LOC120713156 translates to MGLSSVVQWWEEWQLRILVLGSLAIQCFLAVFAGARKSPIRPLYRFLIWLSYLGSDALAIYALAALFNRRSKAQQSSTSIPVCSCVGQTLLGRIKIVSVTAFFLMKNVLRHGREKKKYASRDLEVLWAPILVMHLGGPVTISAYNIEDNELWRRHIVTTISQVTVALYVFCKSWPPSADKRLHAAAILLFIPGVFQCFEKPLALKSASYNSLVSSLFASDKISRTKTRSREVELEEYIQKARDFVKRNKYPPELDYDGARPHLSHLSIPDKLFTDVIYAYSDRFTSLNSFWLLDDKRAYEALNDGLSSSFNLFYTKDMVTKVPYRLCYQCCAAYTRISTIALPIVAIGLFHSSHKKDYRGSDVIFTYLLLYITFLLQIFSYLALLYFSYEWPETIPQQSLIGFFARNMRQTWLMCIMGCLQLKDFFDKYWCTCSSARAISNLVCVHVKEGWLDYIMDAESYRAFSDSRGHWTLKGKGCGQLVSESIEKPFDESILLWHVATDFCFHSKGASPDQECASRCREISNYMMHLLFANPDMLMPGSRTNLFTAAYKEIEDLLHGEDLPLADEKELSQKITDKVASSSREGFIHLIKGVWIEILCFSANRCRGYLHAKSLGSGGEYLSFVSLLMLQSGLETFPERKQSVQQHIIQTSVIDRELGGNCILF